A stretch of the Alosa alosa isolate M-15738 ecotype Scorff River chromosome 16, AALO_Geno_1.1, whole genome shotgun sequence genome encodes the following:
- the gcm2 gene encoding chorion-specific transcription factor GCMb, whose translation MAKTSDQFDGGSDCVCSFGMKLTWDINDPKLPQDTKQFDAFQEWTDGYVRYIYSAEDKNAQRHLSGWAMRNTNNHNCQILKKSCLGVVVCGRNCTLSDGSKLQLRPAICDKARQKQQKKLCPNCSSALELVPCRGHSGYPVTNFWRVDGKAIFFQAKGVHDHPRPESKSETEARRSAIKRRMSSPHFSQKRRLVESETGRYHDIPFSNLHQLPCVDADRFNLLEPSFPLQSQHYPPFQNSEPYKFAYDSMAEAPSSLQKTANPRLYMARPHYDFPMPGYLTTPSSYTALYKDPASPPSEADPGKSGPGLAGSTHSGSTVSGHERGYDGSATAKLGGWKQILGKGAYGERGEYTQLPSANSANHHYYNGEYPCRYTGPAPATPAALQTIITTTTKVSYQPCPKPSVVKYGDNLYDVKGIPNCNVLLEEASPTASYSDLKLAEDSGVIKSALSYQETLPAKIERTENLDSFRYSGYPSNSYPERVSHPFRYDGGEY comes from the exons ATGGCAAAGACGAGTGATCAGTTTGACGGTGGTTCGGACTGTGTTTGCTCTTTCGGAATGAAGTTGACATGGGACATCAACGATCCCAAGCTTCCCCAG GACACGAAGCAGTTTGACGCCTTTCAAGAATGGACGGACGGGTATGTTCGTTACATCTACAGCGCCGAGGACAAGAACGCACAACGTCACCTGAGCGGATGGGCGATGCGGAACACCAACAATCACAACTGCCAGATCTTAAAGAAGTCCTGTTTGGGAGTCGTGGTATGCGGCAGGAATTGTACGCTCAGTGATGGAAGCAAATTGCAGCTTAGGCCTGCGATTTGCGACAAAGCAAGACAAAAGCAGCAAA AGAAACTTTGCCCGAACTGCAGCTCAGCTTTGGAGCTAGTTCCATGTAGAGGGCACAGTGGTTATCCGGTCACAAACTTCTGGAGGGTAGATGGAAAAgccatttttttccag GCTAAAGGAGTCCATGATCACCCACGACCAGAGAGCAAGTCCGAGACAGAGGCGCGCAGGAGCGCAATCAAGAGGAGGATGTCATCTCCACACTTCTCTCAGAAACGCAGGCTGGTGGAGTCCgag ACGGGTCGTTACCATGACATCCCCTTCAGCAACCTGCACCAGCTGCCCTGTGTGGATGCAGACCGCTTCAACCTCCTGGAGCCCAGtttcccactacagagccagcacTACCCCCCCTTCCAGAACTCGGAGCCCTACAAGTTTGCCTACGACTCCATGGCCGAGGCCCCCTCCTCCTTGCAGAAGACAGCCAACCCTCGGCTCTACATGGCACGCCCGCACTACGACTTCCCCATGCCGGGCTACCTGACCACCCCCAGCTCCTACACCGCCCTCTACAAGGACCCGGCCAGCCCGCCGTCGGAAGCCGACCCCGGCAAGTCCGGCCCCGGCCTCGCCGGGTCGACCCACAGCGGCAGCACCGTGAGTGGTCACGAGCGCGGCTACGACGGCTCCGCCACTGCCAAGCTGGGCGGCTGGAAGCAGATTCTGGGCAAGGGGGCGTACGGGGAGCGTGGCGAGTACACGCAGCTGCCCAGTGCCAACTCTGCCAACCACCACTACTACAACGGCGAATACCCGTGCCGGTACACGGGGCCAGCACCGGCCACGCCCGCCGCCCTGCagaccatcatcaccaccaccaccaaggtCTCCTACCAGCCCTGCCCCAAGCCCTCTGTGGTCAAGTATGGCGACAACCTCTACGATGTAAAGGGCATCCCCAACTGCAACGTCCTGCTGGAGGAGGCCTCGCCCACCGCCTCCTATTCTGACCTGAAGCTGGCCGAGGATTCAGGTGTCATTAAGTCGGCCCTCTCCTACCAGGAGACGTTGCCCGCCAAAATCGAACGCACAGAAAACTTGGACTCCTTCCGCTACAGCGGGTACCCCTCCAACAGCTACCCGGAGAGGGTGAGCCATCCATTCAGGTACGACGGAGGGGAGTATTGA